The following proteins are encoded in a genomic region of Sparus aurata chromosome 11, fSpaAur1.1, whole genome shotgun sequence:
- the myo9b gene encoding unconventional myosin-IXb isoform X3 produces MSVIDGAATMATNAGGGGGGGGPASPNDHDGRSYLLQIYPRLAAQSTTCCNLRVQKDATAASVISDAATALGLDPGRMYVLAEVKECGGEEWVLEAGDLPAQRFLLWPRKAQEQHPQSLGFYFLLQERNHDGTIHYVHLPSVTKEQEAQRLAARGFLPPPQDDFADLCNLPILNEDSILNNLRTRFYKKKIYTYAGSILIAINPFKFLPIYNPKYVKMYENHQLGKLEPHIFAIADVAYYAMLRKRINQCIVISGESGSGKTQSTNFLIHCLTALSQKGYASGVERTILGAGPVLEAFGNAKTAHNNNSSRFGKFIQVNYLESGVVRGAVVEKYLLEKSRLVSREKNERNYHVFYYLLLGASEEERKEFKLLPPEEYFYLKQQNFKIEDEEDLRHDFERLQQAMEMVGFLPATKKQIFSVLSAILYLGNVTYRRKSTGRDEGLDVGPPEVLATLSDLLKVKEELLVEALTKRKTVTVNDKLILPYSHSEAITARDSMAKSLYSALFDWIVLRINHALLNKKDMEESIPCLSIGVLDIFGFEDFETNSFEQFCINYANEQLQYYFNHHIFNLEQEEYQAEGITWHNIDYTDNVGCIHLISKKPTGLLYLLDEESNFPHATDETLLAKFKQQHQGNKYFVPTAVMEPAFVIRHFAGKVKYQIKDFREKNTDHMRPDIVALLRSSDRAYVRQLIGMDPVAMFRWGILRATIRGLAAFNEAGRAWAAKTSGVVRPASRTPLGELKRSNAPIDRMYKDMHAEIISSIKNLQLDGEDPRKLLQSWGRLRFPRHVLQKQKTTKQRQVIPKSLLDSRSLKFIVSLTLHDRTTKSLLHLHKKKKPPSISAQFQTSLTKLLETLNRAEPFFIRCIRSNAEKKEMYLDEALVVQQLRYTGMLETVRIRRSGYGAKYTFQEFVEQFRVLLPKNTTAFKVDISELLRNKMGLDPTTYQIGKTKVFLKELERQKLQDTLHKDVMRKIIFLQRWFRARLQRKEFLDMRQAAILIQRSWRRYCKEEQRRRAATLIQAVWRGHRQRLENQRKRQGATKIQALVRGHSARRRCHSLREEKQRKEEEARKRAEAEERKRREEEEEARRRTEEEEERRRIEEEEEAKRTAEEENAKRRVEEEEAAKQVQEAEKRLQSEPQTREDPDIELVTEETLDDNLSVQEREEERGGEDKEVNTSTHTEEEQAKNEDQENRELDLEANGTMAEAGPQLDEKEEEEEEEEEEEGEEEEEDLENQTPGESDSKPALPSDEVPSSALTPSSVGEESGKQPPRDTSTPANAQQKKVRTPAVNRGPSSRSQEKREQRRRRGLEHNQRETERASSSSSAISKEETSLLKSKSQETSKLKERTNSKELDQYTFVPWKMKEDKGGKKEAKTSPPSAGPIRPSTLPLPPADSVPERNGLGEGAGAVNLHRRPGAIKEKPEKWRGRRSDGDLSEGTSPPPPHNREDRRKKTLSEMASSSVDSLSPGSEGAGAISARELISPSESHADGPKGSSIRRKHQDGSGHGDSTHSTPDRPSGFFSKILKKRPHKEAQTPDNGELTLAQILNERPTGGEAPASAHLSRPLSQPQGDRAGKGLGRNPTIKISRATRVSEQWNASLDREITNANELRHLDEFLGNQVNDFRSRGKSLSATEAIFVTATMQFRENIKAMYSVQKPTIGYKGLMTSYQNKVIHLADDKQKGEIQLVVNLFQSVLDGFIRGEMKKEEAEPAKPAKARKKRRKKDKSMESPLDHSFVNYQVNIMQSCDQCSSYIWGMEKAYMCSYCKMVCHKKCLCKIVTDCSTFCAKKSDEEFAGLHFGVRVCHLVSDKNPVPMVLEMMLEHVEMHGLYTEGIYRKSGSANRMKELHQRLETDPHLVHLEDYPIHTVTGLVKQWLRELPDPLMTFTHYNDFLHAVELPEKQEQLHAVYKVLEELPTANFNTLERLVFHLVRVCKDEAHNRMSPNSLAIVFAPCVLRCPDSADPLLSMKDVAKTTTCVEMIINEQIRRYNEKMDEIEQLEYAEALAVNQLKLKRQNTHYWHLPLRFSAPYKGVVVHEKVSSDLSVVPENEPLDSDTEAEKNLVERIKSIKQEKEDLACRLPEMEQPGSDQENLDSEASLSSESLLDEQQRSSVHSLEPEGRSGTQLRRFKPVCPPKPPDLAQRPKVPGGRVSLPNLTHASSSSSLYSCASSTSESSNTSFRHPLQRRNPVIPDTVKLPPGVHSQSAASSPTQTPPGNHALKYFRRRETPGRRKDSTQSLYIDGSDCDLLLHFSSCPPSASSSSTSISVVTPSPQKQDTQASKGKRRFSDPDIPFIDDDV; encoded by the exons ATGAGTGTCATAGATGGCGCTGCCACCATGGCAACGAAtgcaggtggtggaggggggggaggtGGGCCAGCTAGCCCTAACGATCACGATGGTCGCTCATACCTGCTCCAGATCTACCCACGGTTGGCTGCTCAGTCCACCACCTGCTGTAACCTCAG ggTGCAGAAAGATGCAACAGCAGCCTCAGTGATCTCAGATGCTGCCACGGCACTGGGGCTGGACCCTGGCCGCATGTATGTGCTAGCAGAGGTGAAGGAATGTGGCGGGGAAGAGTGGGTGCTAGAGGCCGGAGACCTGCCAGCACAGAGGTTTCTTCTGTGGCCTCGAAAAGCCCAGGAACAACACCCTCAGAGCCTAGGCTTTTACTTCTTACTACAG GAGAGGAACCATGATGGCACTATTCATTATGTCCATCTCCCATCTGTGACTAAGGAGCAGGAGGCACAGCGGCTAGCTGCCAGGGGCTTCCTTCCCCCTCCACAGGACGACTTTGCAGACCTCTGCAATCTCCCCATCCTCAATGAGGACAGCATATTAAACAACCTGCGCACACGCTTTTACAAGAAAAAGATCTACACTTATGCAGGCAGTATCCTCATTGCTATCAACCCCTTCAAGTTCCTGCCCATCTACAATCCTAAGTACGTCAAGATGTACGAAAACCACCAGCTGGGCAAACTGGAGCCACACATTTTTGCTATCGCAGATGTGGCCTATTATGCTATGCTCAGGAAGAGGATCAACCAGTGCATCGTCATCTCTGGGGAAAGTGGCTCAGGCAAAACCCAGAGTACCAACTTCCTGATCCACTGTCTGACTGCACTTAGCCAGAAGGGCTATGCCAGCGGGGTGGAAAGGACCATACTGGGAGCTGGACCGGTCCTGGAG GCCTTTGGGAACGCCAAGACGGCACACAACAACAACTCCAGCCGCTTTGGTAAATTCATCCAGGTTAATTATCTGGAGAGTGGAGTGGTCAGAGG GGCTGTGGTGGAGAAGTATCTCCTGGAGAAGTCTCGTCTGGTCTCAAGAGAAAAGAACGAGAG GAACTACCACGTGTTTTACTACCTGCTGTTAGGAGcttcagaggaggagaggaaggagttCAAGTTGCTGCCGCCTGAAGAATACTTCTACCTCAAACAG CAAAACTTTAAGATAGAAGATGAGGAGGACCTGCGGCATGACTTCGAAAGGCTGCAGCAGGCAATGGAGATGGTTGGCTTCCTTCCCGCCACCAAGAAACA GATTTTCTCTGTCCTTTCGGCCATCTTGTATCTGGGCAACGTGACCTACAGGAGGAAGTCTACAGGCCGAGACGAGGGTTTGGATGTGGGACCACCAGAGGTCCTGGCCACGCTCTCTGACTTGTTAAAG GTCAAAGAGGAGCTGCTGGTTGAGGCGCTGACGAAGAGGAAAACGGTGACGGTCAATGACAAGCTGATCCTCCCCTACAGCCACTCTGAG GCCATCACAGCAAGAGACTCCATGGCCAAATCTCTGTACAGCGCCTTGTTTGATTGGATCGTCCTACGCATCAATCACGCACTGCTTAACAAGAAAGATATGGAGGAATCTATCCCA TGCTTGTCCATTGGTGTCCTGGACATTTTTGGGTTTGAGGACTTTGAAACCAACAGCTTCGAGCAGTTCTGTATCAACTATGCAAATGAGCAGCTGCAGTATTATTTCAACCATCACATCTTCAATCTGGAGCAG GAGGAATACCAAGCAGAGGGAATCACCTGGCACAACATCGACTACACAGACAACGTGGGTTGTATCCACCTCATCAGCAAGAAACCCACTGGCCTGCTCTACCTTCTGGATGAGGAGAGCAA CTTTCCCCATGCCACAGATGAGACATTATTAGCCAAATTCAAGCAGCAGCACCAGGGGAACAAATACTTTGTCCCCACAGCAGTCATGGAGCCTGCCTTTGTAATTCGACACTTTGCTGGGAAAGTCAAATATCAAATCAAG GATTTCCGGGAGAAGAACACAGACCACATGCGTCCAGACATTGTGGCGTTGTTGCGGAGTAGTGACCGTGCTTATGTGAGGCAGCTCATTGGCATGGACCCAGTGGCCATGTTTCGATGGGGCATCCTGCGCGCCACCATCAGAGGCCTTGCTGCCTTTAACGAAGCTGGCCGTGCCTGGGCTGCCAAAACTTCAG gtgttGTCCGTCCAGCCTCCAGAACTCCCTTGGGAGAGCTTAAGAGATCCAATGCCCCAATAGACAGAATGTACAA AGACATGCATGCAGAGATCATCAGCTCCATTAAGAACTTGCAGTTGGATGGTGAAGACCCTCGCAAGCTGCTGCAGTCCTGGGGACGCCTCCGCTTCCCTCGACACGTCCTCCA aaaacagaagacCACCAAGCAGAGGCAGGTCATCCCCAAG AGTTTGCTGGATTCTCGGTCACTTAAATTCATTGTGAGCCTGACGCTGCACGATCGCACTACGAAGTCCTTGCTCCACctgcacaagaagaagaagccccCTAGCATCAGTGCCCAGTTTCAG ACATCTCTGACCAAACTCTTGGAGACTCTGAACAGAGCGGAGCCTTTCTTCATTCGCTGTATCCGCTCCAACGCTGAGAAG AAGGAGATGTATTTGGATGAGGCCTTGGTGGTTCAGCAGTTGCGATACACAGGAATGCTAGAAACTGTTCGCATCAGGAGGTCAGGCTATGGAGCCAAGTACACATTCCAG GAGTTCGTAGAGCAGTTCAGGGTTTTGCTGCCAAAGAACACCACCGCCTTCAAAGTGGACATCTCAGAGCTGCTCAGGAATAAGATGGGCCTGGATCCCACCACGTACCAGATAGGAAAAACAAAG GTGTTCTTGAAGGAGCTTGAGCGACAGAAGCTGCAGGACACTCTGCACAAAGATGTAATGCGTAAGATCATCTTCCTTCAGCGCTGGTTCAGAGCTCGCCTGCAGAGGAAAGAGTTTCTGGACATGAGACAGGCAGCCATCTTGATTCAG CGTTCATGGCGCAGGTACTGCAAAGAGGAGCAAAGAAGACGGGCAGCCACTCTGATCCAGGCTGTGTGGAGAGGGCACAGACAAAGACTAGAGAACCAACGCAAAAGACAGGGTGCGACCAAGATACAAGCCCTAGTCAGAGGACACTCAGCACGCAGAAG GTGCCATTCTCTGCGtgaggagaaacagagaaaggaggaggaggctcgGAAGAGGGCAgaagcagaagaaagaaagaggcgggaagaagaggaagaagcaaggagaagaacagaggaggaggaagaaagaaggaggattgaagaagaagaggaagcgaAGAGAACAGCTGAAGAGGAGAACGCAAAGAGGAGagtagaggaagaagaggctGCCAAACAAGTGCAGGAAGCAGAAAAAAGACTGCAGAGTGAGCCTCAAACAAGAGAGGATCCTGATATAGAGCTGGTCACAGAGGAGACGCTGGATGACAACCTCTCTGtccaggagagagaggaggagagaggaggagaggataaaGAGGTTAATACAAGCACACATACAGAGGAGGAACAGGCCAAGAATGAAGACCAGGAGAATAGGGAATTGGATTTGGAAGCCAATGGTACCATGGCTGAGGCTGGACCCCAGCTggatgagaaagaagaagaagaagaagaagaggaggaggaggagggggaggaggaggaggaggatttggAGAACCAAACACCAGGAGAGTCTGATTCAAAACCTGCTCTGCCCTCAGATGAGGTCCCCTCTAGTGCACTTACACCCTCATCAGTAGGTGAAGAGTCAGGTAAACAGCCTCCCAGGGATACCTCCACACCTGCAAATGCTCAACAAAAGAAAGTACGAACTCCAGCTGTTAACAGGGGCCCGTCGTCCAGGAGTCAGGAAAAGAGGGAGCAGAGAAGACGAAGAGGGCTAGAGCACAACCAGAGAGAGACTGAACGagcctcgtcctcctcctcagccaTCAGCAAGGAGGAAACATCCCTACTGAAGAGCAAAAGTCAGGAGACCTCAAAGTTAAAAGAGCGGACAAACAGCAAGGAGCTGGACCAGTACACCTTTGTGCCCTGGAAAATGAAGGAAGACAAAGGAGGGAAGAAGGAGGCTAAAACGTCTCCTCCTTCTGCCGGTCCTATTCGTCCATCTACATTACCCCTGCCGCCTGCTGACTCTGTGCCTGAGAGGAACGGTCTAGGAGAGGGTGCCGGGGCAGTGAACCTGCATCGCCGTCCTGGAGCGATTAAGGAGAAGCCAGAGaagtggagggggaggaggagtgaTGGAGATTTGTCTGAGGGAACcagccctcctccacctcacaacagggaggacaggagaaaaaaaacgct GAGTGAAATGGCCTCCTCATCAGTTGACAGTTTGTCTCCAGGTTCTGAAGGTGCTGGTGCAATTTCAGCCAGAGAG CTGATTTCACCCTCAGAAAGCCATGCTGATGGCCCAAAGGGAAGCTCCATCAGAAGAAAACACCAAGATGGTTCTGGTCACGGAGACTCAACACACTCCACACCAGATAG GCCCAGTGGTTTCTTCAGCAAGATTTTGAAAAAACGGCCACACAAGGAGGCCCAGACTCCAGACAACGGAGAGTTGACACTTGCTCAGATTCTCAATGAGAGGCCAACAGGAGGGGaag CTCCAGCGTCTGCACATCTGTCTCGGCCTCTTTCACAGCCTCAGGGGGATCGTGCCGGGAAAGGTTTGGGCCGCAACCCCACCATCAAGATCAGTCGAGCCACACGGGTGTCAGAGCAGTGGAACGCCTCACTGGATCGGGAAATCACCAACGCCAATGAGTTGCGGCACCTCGATGAGTTTCTAGGCAACCAG GTCAATGATTTCCGCTCAAGAGGGAAGTCGCTGTCAGCCACAGAGGCCATCTTTGTTACAGCCACCATGCAGTTCAGAGAGAATATCAAAGCCATGTACTCTGTTCAA AAACCCACCATCGGCTACAAAGGTCTGATGACAAGCTACCAGAACAAAGTGATCCACCTGGCAGACGACAAGCAGAAAGGAGAAATCCAACTTGTGGTCAACCTCTTCCAGTCAGTGCTGGACGGCTTCATcagaggagagatgaagaaggaggaggctGAGCCTGCAAAG cctGCTAAAGcgaggaagaaaaggaggaaaaaagacaaaagt ATGGAGAGCCCTCTGGATCACAGTTTCGTCAACTATCAGGTCAATATTATGCAGTCATGTGACCAGTGTAGTTCTTACATCTGGGGAATGGAGAAGGCCTACATGTGCAGCT ATTGTAAAATGGTGTGTCACAAGAAGTGCCTCTGCAAAATAGTCACTGACTGCTCCACCTTCTGTGCCAAaaag AGTGACGAGGAGTTTGCTGGTCTGCACTTCGGGGTGCGAGTGTGTCATCTGGTCAGTGATAAGAACCCAGTGCCCATGGTGCTGGAGATGATGCTGGAGCACGTGGAGATGCACGGCCTCTACACCGAGGGCATCTACCGCAAGTCTGGCTCCGCCAACCGCATGAAAGAGCTGCACCAGCGTCTAGAGACCG ACCCCCACCTGGTCCACCTCGAAGACTATCCCATCCACACAGTGACGGGCCTGGTTAAACAGTGGTTGAGGGAGCTACCAGATCCGCTCATGACCTTCACACATTACAATGACTTTCTGCATGCAGTGG AGCTGCCAGAGAAGCAGGAGCAGCTTCATGCTGTATACAAAGTGCTGGAAGAGCTTCCCACAGCAAACTTCAACACATTGGAGAGGCTCGTCTTCCACCTGGTCAG GGTGTGTAAAGATGAGGCTCACAACCGCATGTCTCCTAACTCGTTGGCTATAGTTTTTGCCCCGTGTGTCCTGCGCTGCCCGGACAGCGCTGACCCACTGCTCAGCATGAAGGACGTTGCAAAGACAACCAC GTGTGTAGAGATGATCATCAACGAGCAGATCAGACGCTACAACGAGAAGATGGATGAGATAGAGCAGTTGGAGTACGCTGAAGCTCTGGCGGTTAACCAGCTCAAACTCAAGCGACAGAACACG CACTACTGGCATTTACCTCTCAGGTTCTCAGCTCCTTACAAAGGAGTGGTG GTGCACGAGAAGGTCAGTTCTGATCTGAGCGTGGTCCCTGAGAACGAACCTCTGGACTCAGACACAGAGGCTGAGAAGAACTTGGTGGAACGCATCAAGTCCATCAAACAGGAGAA AGAGGATCTGGCGTGCCGGCTGCCAGAAATGGAGCAGCCTGGTTCTGACCAGGAGAACTTGGACTCCGAAGCCTCGCTGAGCTCCGAGAGTCTTTTGGACGAGCAGCAGCGCTCTTCTGTCCACAGCTTAGAGCCTGAAG gaCGAAGTGGCACCCAGCTGAGAAGATTCAAGCCAGTTTGTCCCCCCAAACCACCAGACCTGGCTCAACGACCCAAAGTCCCTGGTGGACGCGTCTCTCTGCCAAACCTGACCCATGctagctcctcctcctctctgtacaGCTGTGCTTCTTCAACCTCCGAATCCTCCAACACCTCCTTCAGGCACCCGCTGCAACGCCGCAACCCCGTCATCCCAGACACAGTTAAACTCCCTCCGGGCGTCCACTCCCAGTCGGCAGCTTCCAGTCCAACTCAGACGCCTCCTGGAAATCATGCTTTGAAGTACTTCAGGAGAAGAGAGACTCCCGGCCGCCGCAAAGACAGCACCCAGTCACTCTACATCGACGGGTCAGATTGTGACCTGTTGTTGCATTTCTCCTCATGCCCtccctccgcttcctcctcctccacctccatctccgTGGTAACACCCTCTCCTCAGAAACAGGACACACAGGCCTCGAAGGGCAAGAGACGTTTTTCTGACCCAGACATACCTTTTATTGACGATGATGTCTGA